The following is a genomic window from Pseudomonadota bacterium.
CCCAGTACGGCATAGGGCTCGCTGCGCAGGGCCGCGGCCAGACCCTCGATGACGTGCGGTTCGTCGTCCACCAGCAGCACCGTCCCGCTCACCTGCGCGTCCTCCGCGCTGCTGGACCCGTCGCCAGGCCCCCCACACAGCGCTCGGCGAGAGCACGCCATGCCTCGAGCCGGTCTTGGCCCACCCCGAGCTTGAAAAGGTGGTCGAGATCGAGCTCGGCCTCGTCGCCGAAGCCGTCCTCTGGACCCGGCTCGAGCTCGGCGACAAGGGCGTCGGCGACGTGGACGGCATCCACGGCAGCGAAGCCCGTGTGCGGCACGCGGCTCGGCCGATGGTGATAGGCCACAGCCTCCACTACAGGCAGCGGCAGCCCCCACAAGCCCAGCAGGTAGGCCCCGATCTCCGCGTGGGTGACGCCCATGCTGGCGGTTTCGGCCGCCAGCATGCCCTGCTTGCCGCCCTGCGCTGCCAGGGCAGCACGCCGGAGGCGCTCGGGCATCAGGCTGGCCACAACGAGCTTGCCCACGTCGTGCAGCACCCCGGCGGCAAAGAAGTGCTCGACGCCGTTGTGGGTCGTCGTCAGCCTGGCTGCCAACTGCGCCGTCTTCAAGGCGTGCGCCTGCAGGTGCTCAAGGGAGCGCGCATCGACCTTCGCAGCCTCGAAGACTCGGAACACCTCCGCGCAGAGAATCAGGCTGCGTATCATCGTGGTTCCGAGGTAGCTGACAGCGCCTTCGAGGCTGACGATCCGTTGCTTCGGTCCAAAAAACGAGGAGTTGGCCAGTTGCAGGACCTTTGCACACATGGCCATGTCCTTCTCCACCACGGCGGCCACGTGCTTCGCACAAGCCCTCGGGTCCGCCAGCGTCCGTGCCAGCTCTGCGTACACCTTGGGCAGCGAGGGCAACGTGTCGGCACCGCCCACGATCTCCTGCAGGCTCTCGTTGTGAAGCAGATCGTAAAGACCGCATGTCCGCTCGATCGTGGTCTCAAGCAGGTCCCCGGAGCACGGTTTGGTCAACCATTGATGGGCCACCGGCACGGCGGCAAACGCGTTCTTGAGCCCCGTGTCCCCCGACAGAACGATCCGCACGACGTGCGGATGCTCCTGGCGGATTTGCTTGAGCAGCTCGATGCCCCCGCCCTTGGGCATGCGCACGTCCGTAACCACGACGTCGGTGCGAGCATCAGCCAGCGCGTCGAGCGCGGCCTGGGCGTCCTGCACGAAGTGCATGTCCCAGCGCTTCCGATGCGCGCGCAGCCGGTCCCTCAGGGCCTCGAGCACCAACGCTTCATCGTCGACGAAAACGACGCGCTTCACGCGGCCTCCACACCCAGAACGCTTCCGTCCGAAGGCAGACCGACCCGAAAGGTCGTGCCCTTTCCGGCTTCGGTCTCGAAACTCAGCCGACCGCCGTGCCTATCGACCACGATGTGGCGTGCGATCGCAAGCCCCTGGCCCGTACCGTGGCCCGCCGGCTTGGTTGTGAAGAACGGATCGAAGACCCGGGTATGGATCTCCTCGGGGATGCCGGTTCCCGTGTCCGAGATGCTAACTACGATGCGGTGCCCTTCGACAAAGCTACGCACCACGATGCGCCCCAACTTTCCTGTACCCTCAACCACGTCTTGGACTGCGTGGGCGGCGTTCACGATCAGATTCAGAAACACCTGATTGAGGTCACTTATGTGACAGTCCAGGAGCGGAAGAGGCGCCAGATCGGTTTCGACCTCCGCCACGTACTTGTACTCGTTACG
Proteins encoded in this region:
- a CDS encoding response regulator, translated to MKRVVFVDDEALVLEALRDRLRAHRKRWDMHFVQDAQAALDALADARTDVVVTDVRMPKGGGIELLKQIRQEHPHVVRIVLSGDTGLKNAFAAVPVAHQWLTKPCSGDLLETTIERTCGLYDLLHNESLQEIVGGADTLPSLPKVYAELARTLADPRACAKHVAAVVEKDMAMCAKVLQLANSSFFGPKQRIVSLEGAVSYLGTTMIRSLILCAEVFRVFEAAKVDARSLEHLQAHALKTAQLAARLTTTHNGVEHFFAAGVLHDVGKLVVASLMPERLRRAALAAQGGKQGMLAAETASMGVTHAEIGAYLLGLWGLPLPVVEAVAYHHRPSRVPHTGFAAVDAVHVADALVAELEPGPEDGFGDEAELDLDHLFKLGVGQDRLEAWRALAERCVGGLATGPAARRTRR